The Thermithiobacillus plumbiphilus genome has a window encoding:
- a CDS encoding carbon-nitrogen hydrolase family protein, whose translation MTRIAAIQMVSSHDLQANLARASQLLQEASASGATLAVLPENFAFMGHKETDKLEIAETPGRGLIQDWLAQQAREFGLWIIGGSIPLLDHGLKLPFAACVVVDDSGHEQARYHKMHLFDVDLPGGESYRESNTLAPGLNPVVVDTPVGRIGLSICYDLRFPELYRDYAATGAEILSIPSAFTQTTGLAHWDVLVRARAIENLAYVIAPNQGGQHSNGRMTFGASQVVDPWGKVLGRLQNGTGVVLADIDLDQLRQHRQSLPCLSHRRL comes from the coding sequence ATGACCCGAATAGCCGCCATTCAGATGGTATCCAGCCATGATCTTCAAGCCAATCTCGCCCGCGCCAGCCAGCTCTTGCAGGAAGCCTCTGCCAGTGGCGCGACTCTGGCGGTGTTGCCGGAAAACTTTGCTTTCATGGGGCATAAGGAGACCGACAAGCTGGAAATTGCCGAGACACCCGGCAGGGGACTGATTCAGGACTGGCTGGCGCAGCAGGCACGCGAGTTCGGACTATGGATCATCGGCGGCAGCATCCCCTTGCTCGATCACGGCCTCAAGCTGCCCTTTGCCGCCTGCGTCGTGGTTGATGACAGTGGCCACGAGCAGGCCCGCTATCACAAGATGCATCTGTTTGACGTGGACCTGCCCGGGGGCGAGTCCTACCGGGAATCCAATACCCTCGCGCCCGGCCTGAATCCGGTCGTGGTGGATACACCAGTCGGACGCATTGGCCTGAGCATCTGTTATGACCTGCGCTTCCCCGAACTCTACCGGGACTATGCCGCGACAGGCGCCGAGATCCTGAGCATCCCGAGCGCCTTCACCCAGACCACCGGACTGGCGCACTGGGACGTGCTGGTCAGGGCCCGGGCGATCGAGAACCTCGCCTATGTCATCGCGCCCAACCAGGGTGGCCAGCACAGCAATGGGCGCATGACCTTTGGCGCCAGTCAGGTGGTGGACCCCTGGGGCAAGGTGCTGGGGCGCCTGCAAAATGGCACCGGCGTGGTGCTGGCGGATATCGATCTCGACCAGTTGCGCCAGCATCGCCAGTCCCTGCCCTGCCTGTCGCACCGGCGGCTGTAA
- a CDS encoding sensor domain-containing protein, which translates to MKFSPMEPKFAQSSLLESPYLARALLENSPDCIKKLIQSVLAASEGRYQAALDQAGLGISHVSLTGQYLLVSDSFCAMLGRDRASLLRLSYSEVIHPEDLPRSLEVFPKMVSGELQSFAAEKRLLHQNGSYFWVWNHVGRLWDPVAESHYFIVISENIDQRKRQETLLKAERRCLEKIAGDVPLPAVLADIALSLEVQMPPQSRISIMLRDREGLRLRMGAAPSLPAAYNQAADGLAIGPASGSCGTAAFRRENVLVSDIATSPLWEGYRELALSHGLRACWSVPILNARHELLGIFAVYSPQSGTPGVEVLDLLRRATHLAGIAIERRQAEETITRMAYYDALTGLPNRVLCQDRLEHALKRAQRQHGGLTLVFVDLDHFKLVNDSLGHAAGDQVLREISQRLQRSVREGDTVARLGGDEFLLLAEENLDASALTALIGRMRRLFEQPIEIESRSFLVTASFGVSRYPDDGEDAQTLMRRADVAMYQAKQRGRDGMQQYSPAMESNGIERLVLQRELRLALEREEFILHYQPQLDLASGKISSVEALLRWQHPERGMIPPLSFIPLLEESGLINQVGEWVLRKACAQARRWQLAGLPLRMAVNLSQRQCQEGNLIPMLERVLVDTGLAPELLELELTEGLVMHDPEKTIKALRVLKGMHISLAVDDFGTGYSSLSYLQRLPLDSLKVDKSFVQGLPASGEDAAIITAIIAMAHTLNIKVVAEGVETAAQLDFLRNKHCDGMQGYFLSRPLPAGELFNFVRRVPVLPE; encoded by the coding sequence GTGAAATTCTCCCCCATGGAACCCAAGTTTGCACAGTCCAGCTTGCTGGAGAGCCCTTATCTGGCCCGGGCCCTGCTCGAAAACAGCCCGGATTGTATCAAGAAGCTGATCCAGTCCGTCCTGGCGGCCAGCGAGGGGCGCTACCAGGCCGCGCTGGACCAGGCCGGGCTTGGGATCTCCCATGTGTCGCTGACCGGGCAGTACCTGCTGGTCAGTGACAGTTTCTGCGCGATGCTGGGGCGTGATCGCGCCAGCCTGTTGCGTCTGAGCTATTCCGAGGTCATCCATCCAGAGGATCTTCCGAGAAGCCTGGAGGTCTTTCCGAAGATGGTGAGCGGTGAACTGCAGAGTTTTGCCGCCGAAAAGCGTCTGCTGCACCAGAATGGCAGCTATTTCTGGGTCTGGAACCATGTCGGTCGGCTATGGGATCCGGTCGCGGAATCGCATTACTTCATCGTCATTTCCGAAAACATCGACCAGCGCAAGCGTCAGGAAACCTTGCTGAAAGCCGAACGCCGCTGTCTGGAGAAGATTGCCGGCGACGTGCCTCTGCCAGCCGTGCTCGCGGATATCGCCCTATCCCTGGAAGTACAGATGCCGCCGCAAAGCAGGATTTCCATCATGCTGCGGGACAGGGAAGGCCTGCGCCTGAGAATGGGGGCCGCTCCCAGCCTGCCGGCCGCCTACAACCAGGCGGCGGACGGCCTGGCGATCGGTCCGGCTTCGGGGTCCTGCGGCACGGCGGCCTTCCGGCGTGAAAACGTGCTGGTCAGCGACATTGCCACGAGCCCGCTGTGGGAGGGCTACCGTGAACTGGCGCTTTCCCATGGTCTGCGGGCCTGCTGGTCGGTACCCATTCTGAATGCCCGGCATGAACTGCTCGGCATCTTCGCCGTCTATTCCCCGCAGTCGGGAACTCCGGGTGTGGAGGTGCTGGACTTGCTGCGACGCGCCACGCATCTGGCGGGCATTGCCATCGAGCGGCGCCAGGCCGAGGAAACCATCACCCGCATGGCCTATTACGATGCGCTGACCGGCTTGCCCAATCGCGTGCTCTGTCAGGACCGTCTGGAGCATGCCCTGAAGCGGGCGCAACGTCAGCACGGTGGACTCACCCTGGTGTTCGTGGATCTGGATCACTTCAAGCTGGTCAATGACTCTCTTGGGCATGCCGCTGGCGATCAGGTGCTGCGCGAGATCAGCCAGCGTCTGCAGAGAAGCGTGCGCGAAGGTGATACCGTGGCGCGCCTCGGCGGGGATGAGTTCCTGCTGCTGGCCGAGGAGAATCTGGACGCATCCGCCCTGACCGCGCTGATTGGCCGCATGCGGCGGCTTTTTGAGCAGCCGATCGAGATCGAGAGCAGGTCCTTCCTGGTGACCGCCAGCTTCGGGGTGAGTCGCTACCCGGACGACGGCGAGGATGCCCAGACCCTGATGCGGCGCGCCGATGTCGCCATGTATCAGGCCAAGCAGCGCGGCCGGGACGGCATGCAGCAGTACAGTCCGGCGATGGAGTCCAATGGCATCGAGCGCCTGGTGCTGCAGCGGGAGCTGCGTCTGGCGCTGGAGCGCGAGGAATTCATCCTGCATTATCAGCCGCAACTGGACCTTGCCAGCGGCAAGATATCGAGCGTGGAAGCCCTGCTGCGCTGGCAGCACCCGGAACGTGGCATGATCCCCCCCTTGTCCTTCATACCGCTACTGGAAGAGAGTGGCCTGATCAATCAGGTGGGGGAATGGGTGTTGCGCAAGGCCTGTGCCCAGGCCCGGCGCTGGCAACTGGCGGGCCTGCCTCTGCGCATGGCCGTCAACCTGTCCCAGCGGCAATGTCAGGAGGGCAATCTCATTCCCATGCTGGAGCGGGTGCTGGTGGACACCGGCCTGGCACCCGAACTGCTCGAGCTGGAGCTGACCGAGGGATTGGTCATGCATGATCCGGAAAAGACCATCAAGGCCCTGAGGGTGCTCAAGGGTATGCATATCAGCCTTGCGGTGGATGATTTTGGCACCGGCTATTCCAGCCTGAGCTATCTGCAGCGGCTGCCACTGGACAGCCTGAAGGTGGACAAGTCCTTCGTGCAGGGTTTGCCCGCCAGTGGCGAGGACGCCGCCATCATTACCGCCATCATCGCCATGGCTCATACCCTCAATATCAAGGTGGTGGCTGAGGGCGTGGAAACGGCGGCCCAGCTCGATTTTCTGCGAAACAAACACTGTGACGGGATGCAGGGATATTTCCTGAGTCGGCCCCTGCCCGCCGGAGAGCTGTTCAACTTTGTTCGCCGGGTGCCTGTCTTGCCGGAATGA
- a CDS encoding OmpW/AlkL family protein, producing MHKRILAATTVLAISGLAVISSAQGAEDDWIIRARGIHIAPDASSSALNIDVKSDTVAEVDITRFLTPNIAAELILATAAHEVTANGASLGSTKILPPVLTLQYHFLPEAQLRPYVGAGVNYTWFYDQSGPMKDLDLENGFGWAAQAGVDYMLTQRASLNLDVKYVGLSTEVSAAGSKLADLDINPWIIGVGLGYRF from the coding sequence ATGCACAAACGCATTCTCGCCGCCACCACCGTCCTGGCGATCTCCGGGCTGGCCGTCATCAGCAGTGCGCAAGGCGCTGAAGACGACTGGATCATACGTGCCCGCGGGATTCATATCGCCCCCGATGCCTCATCTTCCGCACTCAATATCGATGTCAAAAGCGATACTGTTGCGGAAGTCGACATCACCCGCTTCTTGACGCCCAACATTGCCGCTGAACTGATACTGGCCACGGCCGCTCATGAGGTGACTGCCAATGGCGCAAGCCTGGGCAGCACCAAGATTCTGCCGCCCGTACTCACCTTGCAATATCATTTCCTGCCGGAAGCCCAGTTGCGCCCCTATGTCGGCGCGGGCGTCAACTACACCTGGTTCTATGATCAAAGCGGGCCTATGAAAGACCTGGATTTGGAGAACGGCTTTGGCTGGGCGGCGCAGGCGGGCGTGGATTACATGCTCACCCAACGCGCGTCCCTGAACCTGGATGTCAAATACGTCGGCCTGAGCACGGAAGTCAGCGCCGCCGGCAGCAAGCTCGCCGATCTCGACATCAATCCCTGGATCATCGGCGTCGGCCTGGGATACCGTTTCTAG